From one Coffea eugenioides isolate CCC68of chromosome 11, Ceug_1.0, whole genome shotgun sequence genomic stretch:
- the LOC113752192 gene encoding UDP-glucose iridoid glucosyltransferase-like, protein MTPMLQLGSVLYSKGFSIVVAHSEFRPPNPLNHPEFIFHPLSDGLSGYQACIDNLMHLILAINSNCRAPMEDYMVQLMEDQKLQGHQVSCIIYDSHLCFVDSVATHLNIPGIILRPDMAVYMLAFRYICQLEAENRIPFPESRLQDPVPELHPLRFKDLPHPITKEIPEWIMDFFVSSVNIRSSVAIILNTTDCLEHSTLSRLQQCYKVPCFRIAPLHKLGAAATSTSFLEEDQSCIAWLEKQPPNSVLYVSLGSLACVNEQELTETAWGLANSGIPFIWVLRSDSMDGSQLEDHFPEGVIALLGERGLIVKWAPQKKVLAHRAVGGFWSHCGWNSTIESICEGVPMICRPHFADQLSNARYLTYEWKVGLEIENVLDRGSIEKSIRRLMVDAEGKEMRQRMSVMKDKLEAGLQKGGSSYESLNELTEFISQLPSMVQEGAAVSLRIT, encoded by the exons ATGACTCCAATGCTTCAGCTGGGGAGTGTTCTTTACTCTAAGGGGTTCTCCATCGTAGTTGCACACTCTGAATTCAGACCTCCCAATCCTCTGAACCATCCTGAATTCATCTTTCACCCCTTGTCGGACGGTTTATCTGGTTATCAGGCCTGTATCGACAATTTAATGCATCTCATATTAGCTATCAACAGCAACTGCAGAGCACCTATGGAGGACTACATGGTTCAACTCATGGAAGATCAGAAGCTGCAGGGCCACCAGGTTTCTTGTATCATATATGATTCCCACTTGTGCTTTGTTGATTCGGTTGCTACTCATCTAAATATTCCAGGCATTATTTTAAGGCCTGATATGGCTGTTTACATGCTAGCTTTTCGCTACATCTGTCAACTTGAAGCAGAAAATCGTATTCCTTTTCCAG AGTCCAGGCTGCAGGACCCTGTACCAGAGCTCCATCCTTTGAGGTTTAAGGATTTACCGCATCCAATTACTAAAGAAATACCCGAATGGATTATGGATTTCTTCGTTTCTTCAGTTAATATACGCTCTTCTGTGGCCATCATTTTGAATACAACAGATTGTCTTGAGCATTCAACCTTATCACGGCTTCAGCAATGTTACAAAGTCCCATGCTTCCGAATTGCGCCTCTCCACAAGTTGGGAGCTGCAGCCACATCTACAAGCTTCCTGGAAGAGGACCAAAGTTGCATTGCTTGGCTCGAAAAGCAACCTCCAAATTCAGTGCTCTATGTAAGCTTGGGCAGCCTAGCATGCGTAAATGAACAAGAGCTAACAGAAACAGCTTGGGGCCTGGCAAACAGTGGCATTCCATTTATATGGGTTCTTAGATCAGATTCTATGGATGGATCTCAGTTGGAAGATCACTTTCCTGAGGGCGTCATAGCATTACTAGGAGAAAGAGGCTTAATAGTCAAATGGGCACCTCAGAAAAAAGTTTTGGCACATAGGGCTGTGGGGGGGTTTTGGAGCCACTGTGGCTGGAATTCAACAATAGAAAGCATCTGCGAAGGCGTTCCAATGATTTGCAGACCACATTTTGCAGACCAATTATCAAATGCAAGATACTTGACTTATGAATGGAAGGTAGGCCTGGAAATTGAGAATGTGCTGGATAGAGGGAGCATTGAGAAATCTATAAGACGACTAATGGTTGATGCAGAAGGCAAAGAAATGAGGCAAAGAATGTCAGTGATGAAAGATAAACTAGAAGCTGGTTTGCAGAAAGGTGGTTCTTCTTATGAGTCCTTGAATGAATTGACAGAGTTTATCTCCCAACTTCCAAGCATGGTTCAAGAAG GTGCTGCTGTGAGTTTGAGGATTACGTAG